A single Larimichthys crocea isolate SSNF chromosome VIII, L_crocea_2.0, whole genome shotgun sequence DNA region contains:
- the LOC104919776 gene encoding KH homology domain-containing protein 4, producing the protein MSSSGMTGQTPCLTSRWDQPAQPKQSVDVRQQRSSSSENAGHAVSLSGGGGGAPGSDSTAESQPPQTGEKPPPQGGVEMAAAMAAKINAMLMAKGKLLTPPPLLAKTPPSVPVPAATEDMVVTEVDINDVPLNCRDLLTKGKTQEEIRQFSGAVVSTKGHFMTEAEKGKAGQRPLYLHVQGKNQDQVNKAVLRIKEIISEDLLRASAASGQQVPVMPPLTLYPQPPRPSITPPVPRMPNTNSVPGQGHRPAAPHSGSFVHTKIFVGLDQALPSFNVNEKVEGPGGSYLSHIQTETGARVFLRGKSSGYIEQASKRESFEPLYVYISHPNAAGLEAAKRLTESLLETVRAEHARMVSMYTATGSTQPYPAHGFPPNSNYSSQGSWYNYTANGYAGGYSAYPGASGYWSNANGPPSHSNMSTNPPSSQAMVQYPVCPRKPHPYLVQDPGSSDPVEPEGSLNTPADSGSPKRHFQEGAKEEQPTSNSPEGPAHQEPELPASSVVEEKVVERILMPPPPPPFVAPAPVARKRPRDVVTEEPTSLPISAASTGVQEEVCEKKSKVDEDSSGLVPYGGDSSDEEEERTHSSKTDNS; encoded by the exons ATGTCTTCTTCGGGAATGACGGGACAAACGCC gTGCCTAACCAGCCGATGGGATCAGCCCGCTCAGCCTAAACAGAGTGTAGAtgtgaggcagcagaggagtagtagtagtgaaAATGCAGGCCACGCCGTCTCTTTATCAGGGGGAGGCGGCGGCGCTCCTGGTTCAGACAGCACAGCGGAGTCTCAGCCACCACAAACAGGAGAAAAGCCACCGCCTCAGGGAGGAGTCGAGATGGCCGCAGCCATGGCTGCCAAAATAAACGCCATGTTAATGGCGAAAGGAAAGCTGCTGACTCCTCCGCCGTTACTTGCAAAG ACCCCTCCAAGTGTGCCTGTGCCAGCGGCTACAGAAGATATGGTGGTCACAGAGGTGGATATAAATGATGTGCCGCTAAATTGCAGGGACCTTCTTACTAAAGGCAAGACACAGGAGGAG ATCCGACAGTTTAGTGGAGCAGTCGTCTCGACTAAAGGTCATTTCATGACCGAAGCTGAAAAGGGAAAAGCAGG ACAAAGACCTTTGTATTTGCACGTCCAGGGAAAGAATCAAGACCAAGTCAATA AGGCCGTCTTGAGGATAAAGGAGATCATCTCAGAAGACCTGCTGAGGGCCTCAGCAGCATCAGGCCAACAGGTGCCTGTAATGCCTCCTCTCACACTCTACCCTCAGCCTCCTCGTCCCAGCATTACCCCACCTGTGCCACGGATGCCCAACACCAACTCAGTGCCAGGCCAGGGACATCGGCCTGCAGCTCCTCATTCAGGG AGTTTTGTGCACACAAAGATTTTTGTGGGTCTGGACCAGGCGTTGCCCTCATTCAACGTGAACGAAAAGGTTGAGGGTCCAGGAGGTTCGTACCTGAGTCACATCCAGACAGAGACGGGGGCTCGAGTCTTTCTCAGGGGAAAAAGTTCTGGTTACATCGAACAAGCATCGAAACGGGAGTCCTTTGAGCCTCTTTATGTCTACATCAG ccACCCAAATGCAGCTGGGCTGGAGGCAGCGAAGAGACTCACTGAGAGTCTGCTGGAAACT GTGAGAGCCGAGCATGCCCGCATGGTGTCGATGTACACAGCCACAGGCTCAACACAAC CATACCCAGCACATGGATTTCCACCTAATAGCAATTACTCTAGCCAGGGGTCCTGGTATAACTACACAGCAAATGGGTATGCTGGCGGATATTCAGCGTACCCAGGAGCCAGTGGTTATTGGAGTAATGCAAATGGTCCCCCAAGTCATTCTAACATGTCGACAAACCCTCCATCTTCTCAGGCAATGGTTCAGTATCCGGTGTGTCCTAGAAAACCGCATCCCTATCTCGTCCAG GATCCCGGCAGCAGTGACCCGGTGGAGCCTGAAGGATCTTTAAACACCCCTGCTGACTCAGGAAGTCCCAAGCGTCATTTCCAGGAGGGGGCTAAGGAAGAGCAG cctACCAGCAACTCTCCAGAGGGCCCTGCTCATCAGGAGCCTGAGCTTCCCGCTTCCAGTGTTGTAGAGGAGAAAGTAGTAGAAAG gaTCCTGatgcctcctccaccacctcccttTGTGGCTCCTGCCCCTGTTGCACGTAAAAGGCCTAGAGACGTGGTGACAGAAGAGCCAACCAGTCTGCCCATCAGCGCCGCGTCAACGG GTGTTCAGGAGGAGGTGTGCGAGAAGAAGTCTAAAGTGGACGAAGACTCATCAGGGCTAGTGCCCTATGGAGGAGACTCCTCtgacgaagaggaggaaaggacaCACAGCAGTAAGACCGATAACTCATAA